The DNA window ACTGCCGTGGTTCGTCCCCcggataagataacttaaccCCTCGTTTTCTGTGTGCACGTttctcaaactactaaacggtgtatttttaaaaaaaatttctataagaattttttttaaaaaaatcatattaatctattttatatgtttttaataattaattaattatatactaatctattaactTACCCCATCCTtatcgaacgcggccttattCATCAAACATCGTGAACTGTCGATTGTTCAtcactaaaaattatatatcaactCCTAACTCATTGATCTTATATAGGGAGGACAATAAAAGGACAGAAGGAAATTGGACCAAACAAAGAACAAGTAACCATCCTAAAACATGTGCATGCTTGTTCCCCATCAGCACTTTTTCTGTTCTGCTTTCCTATCAAACACCGTGAGAACATCGAAAAGATTAGCATCACTTTCTACAACACAACTTTATGGCATTGCAAAAGTATCTATTCCAGccaaataatcataaaacagCTTGGTATAAAGATATATGAGGGTCTGAATCCACAATGGAAGCTATTGGTGGCATTGTTAGAGAACTTTACTatctataaagataaatattatgcTTTTCGACATATTTACAGTGTGAGAAACAATTGAATGGGAACACTGGGAGCTACTCTAGCCAAGGTGTGATGTTCAAAATACTCCAATAGATTGTTCTGGCCTCTAGGATTATTTCTCTCATTGGATGTAATCTAACAGATGAGATATACTCTTTATAAGACTCTAGATGTATATTGACAAATGACTATAATGTCCCTAAGTCTCTCCCATGCAAAAATCTGAGGGCAATGATGTACGTAATTCCTCGTGATTCTATGAACAACAGGGACAGCAATATCTCTTCCCCAAGCTCTCGTCTCTTCTCCCATTATCAAGCTTGTTAGGGCAAGCAATTGCTCTAGCAGAGACTAAGCAaaatattccctccgtttcaaaTTATAAGGCTTTCTAGTCTtactagattcattagcacgtaaatctagaaagtcttataatatgaaatgaaaagAGTAATTTGTAAAGAACAACAGCAAAATAATTCACTGGCAGAAAGATGGAAAGGCTGAAAGCATTGGGTACACTTGAATACATCACCTGCCAAAGAAAGCACTATAGGTGATTGCCAACGACTATAAATGAAAGCTGGGACTTCAAAATACTAAGCAGTAGGTCTCACAGTCACAGCCTAACTACAAAAATGAAAGCTATAAACATCTGGCAAATAAAACGCCGAACCTTCAGTGTCACAGTAAGTGTTGTAGACACAGTAAACAAAACAGTTGCCAGTGACTTCCACAAATTTAGCCCCTTTTCCAAACATTTTCTACTAATAGATCCACAGCAAAACATATTAGAGAAATGGACCACTCTGAACAGCACGATGCCATTTGGCATTATGTTCATAGCATGGCACCATGGTATTTTGTGCCATAGAAGCGGCCATGTAGGATGGTCGATGGAGCCACAAGGTTCCACAAAATCTCTATCCTATAGGTGGCTACATGTACATGGTGACGGCACCAAAATTTCATGGCTTTATGCTTGAGACCTGTTTCAGAAAAGTTTTACCAgggatttaatttataaaaaaaaatgccaaaacTACCCTCATGTAACAGAATGGGCACGTAGGGGAACAAAATAAGAACTCAAGAGAAGAGCATGTAGGGGATAACACTGAAACTGAGTGGCACAtaagtatttattttcataaccTTATTTCTAAATACTTATACAAGGACCGACACCCTGGGTTCTCCTAGTTTATTTCAGTTTGTTACTGCATTATCTAATACAATCTGTGCACCTTTGTTCAGTACACATGGAGGCTGTAATCCTTGCTGTTTCAAAGATTGGTTCTGTTTTAGTGGAGGAGGCCACCAAAGCTGCTATAACCGAGCTATCTGAAAAAGCTACAAATCTGAAGGAACTGCCATTAAAGGTTGAGGAAATGGAGAAGGAACTAAAGACGATGAACAATGTTATAAAACAGATGAGCACAGAACATCTTACAGACGAGATTGTCAAGGGTTGGATTGCAGATGTGAGGGGTCTGGCTCACCGTGTTCAGGATATAATGGACAAGTATTCATTCCATGCTCTTAAATTGGAAGAAGAAAATGCTGTCAAGAAACTCTTCACCAGAACAAAATATCTGACAGTTTTCAGTGAAATTGCTCAAGAGATTAGCAACATAGAGACGCAAATTGGAAATGTTGTAATGAGGAAAAAATGGTGGCTGAAGAAGTCCCACTACAATGCCAATACGCTTGCAGATATTGAAAGGAAACGGTCGCAAGACTGCCTTCTAGCTCCAGATGATCTAGTTGGGATAGAAGACAACAGGAAACTATTGACTGACTGGTTGTACTCAGGTGAGCAGGATAACACAATCATAACAGTATCTGGTATGGGTGGATTGGGGAAAACAGCCCTGGTCAACAATGTGTATGAACGGGAGAAGACCAATTTCAAAGCTTGTGTTTGGATTGTCGTGTCACAGACatatgatgttgttgatttgtTGAGGAAACTTGTCAAGAAGATCGGGTCTCCTCAACAGACACAGCTATCAGATTTAGATGCTCGTGacctgaaaaacaaaataaaggaaaTGCTAAAGCATGGGAACTTTCTGATTGTACTAGATGATGTTTGGAATCGAGAAGCATATACTCAAATAGTGGATGCATTCCCACCCTGTCAAGGAAGTTGCATAATCATCACAACACGGCAGGGTGATGTAGCAGCTCTTGCTCACCCGACACGTCAACTCAAACTCCATCCATTGGAGCATAGTGACGCGTTTGATCTCTTCTGCAGAAGGGCTTTCTACAAGAACTACAAGTGTCCTCAGAACCTCGAGAAACTGGGCAATGATATAGTAGTTAGGTGCCAAGGCTTGCCACTGGCAATCGTATCTATAGGTGGCCTTTTGTCTTCATTGCCACCGGAGAATCATGCCTGGAATGAAACATACAAGCAGCTTCGAAGTGAGCTCACAAACAACAACCATGTTCAAGCGATTCTGAATCTGAGCTACCATGACTTACCAGGAGATCTTAGAAACTGCTTCCTGTATTGTAGTCTGTTCCCAGAAGATCATCAGTTATCACGCGAGACTCTCGTCCGGTTGTGGGTGGCAGAAGGCTTTGTGGTGCAGAATGAAGAGAACTCACCGGAGGAGGTTGCTGAAAAACATCTTCGGGAATTGATACAAAGGAATATGCTACAGGTTGTGGAAAATGATGAGCTAGGCAGGGTTAGTACCTGTAAGATGCATGACCTTGTGCGGGACTTGGCTCTTTGTATCGCTAAACAGGAGAAATTTGGTTGTGCAAATGATTATGGCACCATGCAGAGGATGGATAAGGAAGTCCGTCGCTTGTCATCGTGTGGATGGAAGGGCAAGGCTGTGATGCAAGTTAAATTCATGCGTCTCCGGACACTGGTAGCACATGGAATGACAGCACCTTCCCGTCACATGTTGTCCTCGATTTTGTCTGAATCCAGCTATCTTACTGTTCTCGAGCTGCAAGATTCTGAAATAACTGAAGTGCCTGAATCCATAGGAGACCTGTTTAACCTACGCTACATTGGCCTGCAGCGCACTAAAGTCAAAGCACTTCCAGAGTCTATTGGGAAGCTCTCAAGCCTCCAGACTCTCAACATCAAGCAAACCAAAATACAAAAGCTACCACGAGGCATTGTTAAGATCAAGAAGCTGCAGCATCTTCTAGCTGACAGATATGAAGATGAGAACCGCTCACAGTTTCGGTATTTTCTTGGAGTGCAAGCACCCAAAGAGCTATCCAGCTTGGAAGAACTCCAGACCCTTGAGACCGTGGAAGCAAGCAAGGAACTGGCCGAGCAGCTGAAGAAACTCATGAACCTAAGGAGTCTGTGGATCGACAACATAAATGCTGATGACTGCGCAAATCTTTTTGCTACACTGTCGAAGATGCCGCTTCTTTCCAGCTTGCTTCTATCTGCGAGTGATGAGAACGAACTACTTTGCTTGGAAGCTCTTAAGCCAGAATCAGAGGATCTCCATAGGTTGATTGTCAGAGGGTGCTGGGCAGCTGGGACACTAGAGTACCCAATATTTCGTGACcatggaaaaaatctcaaGTACTTGGCCATAAGCTGGTGCCGTCTTCAGGAGGATCCTCTACTCCTGCTTGCACCATACGTGCCAAACCTTGCCTATCTTAGCCTTAACAGGGTGAGTATTGCAAGCACCTTGGTTCTTTCTGCAGGGTGCTTCCCACATCTGAAGACACTCGTCTTGCAGCGTATGCCTGATGTAAACCATCTGGAGATCATAGGCGGTGCCCTCCAGCATATTGAATGTTTATATGTAGTGTCACTGCCAAAGCTAGATAAGGTCCCTCGAGGCATCGAGTCCCTTGGGTATCTCAAGAAGCTGTGGCTGCAGGGTCTGCATACGAACTTCAGATTTGAATGGGAGAAAAATGGAATGCACCAAAAGATGCAGCATGTTCCAGAACTGCGCGTCAAGGGCTAGAAGTTTGCTTATTTCTGCAGTAATATTCCTCTATGGTGAGTCTGGGCACAGCCACATTATACACCTTCCAAGTCATAGATGAGCTAGTGGCACCGGCCACTAGATTGCAGCCTCAGTATTGGAAATTTGTCCTGGTAAATTGGCTTTCACAGCCGTCAGGATTCATCAAGCTCCCTCTTTATGATATGTTGTATTGTTTTTGTTGCTTCATAACATTCTCAGGACTTATGATCCTTGTCTTTCAGTGTTAGACTGCATTATTAAATAATGGTTTTACTCATTTTTCATCTCCAAATTCATGATTCCTAGAAACCTTGCTAGTTGGTACACAGTATTCAGTACTGTAATATACTAGTATGACTACATAATATTTGCCATAATACCACTGAAATGGAGCACCATCACAAATTCACAGTACATGGGTGCTTTCCTCTCCACATAAGTCAAAATGAAtctagtaaaattttaactt is part of the Oryza brachyantha chromosome 11, ObraRS2, whole genome shotgun sequence genome and encodes:
- the LOC102704283 gene encoding disease resistance protein RPM1-like isoform X2; the encoded protein is MEAVILAVSKIGSVLVEEATKAAITELSEKATNLKELPLKVEEMEKELKTMNNVIKQMSTEHLTDEIVKGWIADVRGLAHRVQDIMDKYSFHALKLEEENAVKKLFTRTKYLTVFSEIAQEISNIETQIGNVVMRKKWWLKKSHYNANTLADIERKRSQDCLLAPDDLVGIEDNRKLLTDWLYSGEQDNTIITVSGMGGLGKTALVNNVYEREKTNFKACVWIVVSQTYDVVDLLRKLVKKIGSPQQTQLSDLDARDLKNKIKEMLKHGNFLIVLDDVWNREAYTQIVDAFPPCQGSCIIITTRQGDVAALAHPTRQLKLHPLEHSDAFDLFCRRAFYKNYKCPQNLEKLGNDIVVRCQGLPLAIVSIGGLLSSLPPENHAWNETYKQLRSELTNNNHVQAILNLSYHDLPGDLRNCFLYCSLFPEDHQLSRETLVRLWVAEGFVVQNEENSPEEVAEKHLRELIQRNMLQVVENDELGRVSTCKMHDLVRDLALCIAKQEKFGCANDYGTMQRMDKEVRRLSSCGWKGKAVMQVKFMRLRTLVAHGMTAPSRHMLSSILSESSYLTVLELQDSEITEVPESIGDLFNLRYIGLQRTKVKALPESIGKLSSLQTLNIKQTKIQKLPRGIVKIKKLQHLLADRYEDENRSQFRYFLGVQAPKELSSLEELQTLETVEASKELAEQLKKLMNLRSLWIDNINADDCANLFATLSKMPLLSSLLLSASDENELLCLEALKPESEDLHRLIVRGCWAAGTLEYPIFRDHGKNLKYLAISWCRLQEDPLLLLAPYVPNLAYLSLNRVSIASTLVLSAGCFPHLKTLVLQRMPDVNHLEIIGGALQHIECLYVVSLPKLDKVPRGIESLGYLKKLWLQGLHTNFRFEWEKNGMHQKMQHVPELRVKG
- the LOC102704283 gene encoding disease resistance protein RPM1-like isoform X1, with the translated sequence MHQHPPAGSSPESPVNGRVHMEAVILAVSKIGSVLVEEATKAAITELSEKATNLKELPLKVEEMEKELKTMNNVIKQMSTEHLTDEIVKGWIADVRGLAHRVQDIMDKYSFHALKLEEENAVKKLFTRTKYLTVFSEIAQEISNIETQIGNVVMRKKWWLKKSHYNANTLADIERKRSQDCLLAPDDLVGIEDNRKLLTDWLYSGEQDNTIITVSGMGGLGKTALVNNVYEREKTNFKACVWIVVSQTYDVVDLLRKLVKKIGSPQQTQLSDLDARDLKNKIKEMLKHGNFLIVLDDVWNREAYTQIVDAFPPCQGSCIIITTRQGDVAALAHPTRQLKLHPLEHSDAFDLFCRRAFYKNYKCPQNLEKLGNDIVVRCQGLPLAIVSIGGLLSSLPPENHAWNETYKQLRSELTNNNHVQAILNLSYHDLPGDLRNCFLYCSLFPEDHQLSRETLVRLWVAEGFVVQNEENSPEEVAEKHLRELIQRNMLQVVENDELGRVSTCKMHDLVRDLALCIAKQEKFGCANDYGTMQRMDKEVRRLSSCGWKGKAVMQVKFMRLRTLVAHGMTAPSRHMLSSILSESSYLTVLELQDSEITEVPESIGDLFNLRYIGLQRTKVKALPESIGKLSSLQTLNIKQTKIQKLPRGIVKIKKLQHLLADRYEDENRSQFRYFLGVQAPKELSSLEELQTLETVEASKELAEQLKKLMNLRSLWIDNINADDCANLFATLSKMPLLSSLLLSASDENELLCLEALKPESEDLHRLIVRGCWAAGTLEYPIFRDHGKNLKYLAISWCRLQEDPLLLLAPYVPNLAYLSLNRVSIASTLVLSAGCFPHLKTLVLQRMPDVNHLEIIGGALQHIECLYVVSLPKLDKVPRGIESLGYLKKLWLQGLHTNFRFEWEKNGMHQKMQHVPELRVKG